The genomic window TCTTCTTGCGTAAGCAGCAGAAACAATTGCTGCATAGATAATAAAAAGACAGAATACAGGAACTGCCTGCAAAGTGAAATTTAAAATTGACATAACCAAAAAACCAGCTATAGCGGAGTAAGCCGCCATAGTGTGATCCAGATCAGTTCTTGCCGGTCTGGAACGATCTCTAAAGTTGCCTTCACTTTCTGGGATATTCCGATTGGGGTACATTGCAATTAAGGAAACGAACAAACTGAAGAAGAAAAGACTGCCCAATAGTCCACCTTGCAGCGCATGTTCGAGAAATTCATTATAAGCTGTTTTAACATATCCAGCATTTGTTCTCTCCATTTCACTGCCGGATCCCGATTTAAAATAATCTGCCTGCTTTAAATTATAGTACTTTTCAAAAGTGCCATAACCATATCCCATGATAGCTTTATCTGCCAGCATAGCCGTGGATACTTTCCATATGAATTTTCTTCCATCAGCGGACGATTGCTTGCTTTTGTAAAGTTGGGAAGCAGAGAATGCACCGATAACAAGACAGCATAATAAAAGCACAGCACCTTTGAAACGGTTTTGCTTTTGCCTTATCCAAAACATGACTTTATACCTGTAATTGATCAGCACGGCTGTTGAAACCGTTGCACTGATAATGGCTGTCCGGCATTTTAACATCGCTAAGGCAATTATCATCATAACAATCACAGTAATGCCCAGCATTTTTGATAGTATCTTATTTTGCCAGATTAGAACCGCAGCAGCGGGAAAAGCCATAGCTAAAAACATAGCAATTACATTGGGATTAGCCCACGTTCCTGTTACGACAAAGTAGATGTTTTCTACTTTTAGTAAGCCATAAAACTGCGCAATACAAACTAAGCTCTCCAAAGCAGCCAATAGTATAATGCAGCTAAACAGATGCATAAGCTTTAAATCATAAACATAAAAGAATATAAACAATAAAAAAAAGAGGCAAGATGAGAATATCAGGTATAAATGCTTCTGATTGATGCCCGAAAATAGCATTGCATGAATGCACAGGTAAAACATGTACCCAGCAAAACACCAGACAACAGGCAAAATTGGAAGCAGTACCCTATTTTTTCTTAAAAGTAGCATCCCAACCACAAGCATTCCAAATAACGAACCCAGTATTATAAAACCATATAAAGAGAACATACTGGGGTAAATAAAACTTTTTGAATTGATCAATGTCACTGTGATCAAAGAAAACAAAAGACTTAGAAAGACAGTTGAATTGCCTGTTGTCTTATCGGAGGTATTCTTTTTTATCATTTTGCACTTTTTAATTTTGGCTTGGATCTCCAAATCTCAACTGAAGGCCGAAGCGTAATGTATTTGCCAAAGGGCTTTGTCTTGCATTGCCAGCGAGATAAGATAGATCCAGAATCAATTTACTATATGCAAACCCAGCACCAAGGGTAAAATAACTGCTATTACCTTTTTCCGGATGCTGATAATTATAACCCATACGCAACGCAAATTTTTGCTGGTAGCTGTATTCCAGCCCTATTGAAAGGCTTGTTTCCTTTAGCTCCTCGGCCAAACCTCCCGGCGCATCCGAAAAAGATCCAAAGGTTCCTGATGGAACTGACCTGTTCGGATCTTTTCCTTCTACAATCTTACCGTCGTTATCATAAACAGGCTGGGTTGGTACCATTAACTTATTCAGATCAAGGGCAATAATAAAATGACTGTTCTGACCTGGCAGCAAAGTAGCAGCTGTGCCTATCTTTAAATTTGCAGGAAGATAGTATGGCTGACCTCCCATGCTATAATTCATTTTTGTTCCTATATTGGATAAACTAAGCCCAGTCGACCAGACTGCATCAGTTCCCAGCAATATCACATCTTTCTTATATATACCGGATATATCCACAGCAACAGCTTTGCCCGCCCTTGCCTGTACCCCGCTGGTAAACTGTCCATTATATAGGTTACTGTAAATGTACCTTAAACTGCCTCCCAGGGCAAAACTAGGCCCAAAACTTCGGGCATAATCAATATCGAAAGCCATTTCATTGGGGGTGAACACGCCAAGATCCTGCATACTATTGTCAAGAAATGCGACATTTCCCAAAGAGAAATACCGTAAAGAGGCAGCCAGTGTATTCCGTTCGTCCAACCTGTAATATCCGCTCAGGTAACTCAGGTTAATGTCAGCTGACAGGTTTTTAAGCCACGGGCTATAAGAAATGGATATGCCTGAACTACCTTTAGGAAGGTAAGCCAGCGCCGCAGTATTCAAAGAGGGCGCATTGGCATCTGCTGAAAGAATAGCAACGCCTGCATTACCCATTGCACCAGTTCTTGCCTGTGGAACAATAAGTAAAAAAGGAACAGCTGTAACGATATTGTTCAGCTTACTGCCATCTGACTGAACACCGCCGACGTTCTGGGCATAGAGTGTATTAGCAAACAAAAGATAGAGGAAAAAGAATATTCCAATTTTGATCTTTGAACCCATTTATTTTAAGTTAGGTAAAAAATTGTGGCTGATAACTTCTTGGTTTTAGCAATTGATTAAGTGTTTGGCATTAGTTACCTGCTATCTCATAATCGGATAGTTAGAAAGGCTAAAACAGCCTACTTTACTCACATCTCAAAAGCTACAAAGGATTTGGTTTTATCACGTTCAGAAGACAACAGATAAAACACTTCATACGGAAGTTTAGATATAAAGAACCTTATATATATCCGCTGTTTGGCTTTTTAGTCATATTCGTTTATCAGATATCGCCAATTTCGACAGTGATGGTACATACCTAGCCTAAACTGTTTTTTCATCCAGCTTTTGAAGACACTCATCTATCGCTTTCGACTTCCTTAATCTTTTAAACTAGGCATTTAGATTTGAAAGCAAAGTACATTCCTAAAAAAATTACTCATGATGCACTTATTAAGCATTTACCTTATCAATGGTAAGTTTGTTCTTTCATGAGATCTGCTTTTCGCAACACTTTTCTATTAAAGTCAATTATTGAGATCAGAGTAGACTGTTTTCGATCCGTTCTGCACCGCTTCAATTTATTCAAGGCTATGAAAACGCAGCCTTGAATAAATAGATACATCGATTAGTGTTTATCCTTAATAACGATAGTTGGTAGCGTTTCTTTAAGCCTTGGTGAAAAAAGAACCAGTTTATATTCTTCCCTTGATTTCCCGCTTTGATACCAGTCCTTTACTGACTCATAAGTAGGTGTTAGGGAACCAGCAGTGGGAAACCTTTGACAGATGTGAGAATAAATTAAATTAAGTGCATTAACAGCCATCGGTGTTTTAAGAAAACTCCTATCTCTATCTGGAGAAACCTTATAGTTAAATGCCACATACTGTTTGATACTCGGTGTCGGCACGTCAATCACCGCTAATTTCAATAGATCTGGGATATCTTCCCTTTTAACCCATGTAGAAAAATGGTCTGGAAAAGAAATATTTCCTTCGATATTTTTCAATTTTAATAAAAAATCAACAGCACTGATCGATTGAAACTCGCTTAACAGTTTTCTTACTTTTGCATCATCATTTGTCATAAAACGTACTGTATCCCCATTACTGAGTCTAAACAGCTGTGTCTGACGGTCCGATTTGAAGTTGAAAAATTTCATATCATGCTTGTATTTACTATTGATTTTACCAGAGGTAGCAGAATGGACAGACAAACTGTCTATCATAGCTTTCTGTCTAAGCTTTGGATTGTCTTTTTGGGGCTGTGCCATCGCTTGGATTGTTGTTATACTTACGATTACTGCTATAATTATTACTTTCATATTGGTTAGATTAAGGGTTACAATCACAGTTGTTCAAGGCATTTAAAATTGCATTGTATGTCGATTTTCCATCTGTATTTGAACCTATATTTGAGGTTAAACTAATTTTTCCCGGGGCATTTGTAAACATGTAGACTCCTGAATAAATCGCCTGGATTTGGGCTAATGTCATATGTTCAGTACCTTCGTTACCAGTCCCCATTCCATTCTTTGTAAAATAATACCCGTTTGCATCATAAACGGCTGCATGTACATAACCCGTTGAACTACCATTCAAAACGAGTAAGATCTGTCCGCTCTGTATATTAGCAAAGTTACTCTGAAATGTTGAATTACCAATTGCCGTAGCGATATCCGTTACCCCTAATAGTGAATTAACAAAATTAGTATTATTTGAATCTACTATATATTCACCATCTGCCAATGCATATCCGAGACAATTATATCCTAGGTTTTCGATAGCCTGCGAACTTAAGGGTAGCCCTGTGTTGATATCCGTTGCAGACAGGACAGTCTCAACTGGATATCTATGCCCATCCGGTGTATAAATAAAATCTTGCCTTATCGTGATGTTCATTAAGGGCGCACCCTCTGGATAAGGACCATATCCAGTACCCGTTCCGATTTCCTTGATAATATCACCATTGTAATTTCGCATCAATCCCCCCATTGCCTCTAACGCCTTTTTCAGGCATGGACAGTCACAAGCAACAGGGTCATAAAGACTATATGTGGGGTCGCAAACCGTACACTGATCAGGATCATTGGAAACATTATAACATCCGTCATTTTTATCTCCCCCCTTATTTACCCAACCTGAGCCAGGACTGTAACAAGTCTTGGAGGTCGTTCCACCCCATCCGTCACCATCCGCATCTTGATACCATTTGGTCGCCGTTTTCCCTGTCTCACCCCCAACACATTCTCCACAGGCATCCCTTCTAGCCGTACCATTAGGCGTACCGAAGCAGTCTGGCACTGTTTCCGGCAGCTCTTCGAGACACTCATTTATTCCGGTCGAACCGCCTATACAACCACAGTCACTGTCGTACGCAGATCCCCCAGCCTCCCCATTGCAGTCATCTGGCCCACAATCGGCCACTCCGGTTCCTGGGCCAACACATCCACAATCTTCCATTGTAGCATCAGGCCCATAAATACTGCAAGGACCGGTAACAACCTCTACATCCTTACAGTCATGCCGATCTCCTATTTCCTCTCCTGTTTCACAGTCAGTCCCGACATAGCAGGTAGTGGTAGTCTCAGTTACCTCATCTCCATTGACTACAATGGTAATATCCTCAGTTGTAGTAGAGCATATCTCCACGCCATCAAGGTTACTTTGAGCGAAAGCCTGCTGAATGGGCATCAATACCACTCGCCCCTGTCTGACCGATGGGTAAAGACCGCACAAAAACAGTATTATCAGAATTATTCTTTTCATATTTTATCGCGTTAATATTTTATCACAACAACTGTTTTAACCTTATCCTCATAGGTCACCTTTAGGATGTAAGCACCGGGAGGCACATCAGGCTTAATGCTCTGCTCTTGACGGCCAGCATCCAGGTGAGCACTTCCGTTGTAAACTACCTGTCCCGACATATCCGCCAGCAGTATTTTCACTAGTGAAGCTTTTTCGAGTGTAAATGTAACCTGGAGGGTGTGATTGAAAGGATTGGGATAGGCCTGAAGGCCTTTAGAAGGCGCCAGTTCAGACACTTCCTCCTGCGACCGGCTCAAGCTGATGTATAGCGGTCGCTCCGGTTCATTGTTCTCCAGGTCCCACAATTTGATATTACCTGCCAGATAAACAGAATCACCCTGTTTAAGCACCTTAAGGTCTGCATTTTTAAATTCGTAGGAAATCGCACGCTTCTGGCTATACTGGTTCTCCCTTTTGTAAACCGTACTATGAAAAAGCATCCCCTGTCCGTTCAGTGCCGCCTGGACTTCAGCTGAAGTATTATCACCCTCTTTCCAGCTCCCGTTGAAAAGATTACCGTTCCTCCTTAGTATAAGATTTAACGGGGTTTTGCTGATCACATATTGCCCGCTCCAATCATAGCGGATAGCATAGCCTTTATACTTGCCAGCAATCATTGAGGCCTCAGGTTGTTCCACTGGAATAAACTCTTTATCGGATCTATTCTGTTTTACAAAAGATACCATACTGACTGCCGATCGTTTACTAGCTTCAGTTGGCACATATTCGGCCCGTGGATTCGCCAGTTCGTCTTTTGCTACTGGGTAACCTAGCCGGTCAGCTTTGGCAAGCCAATAACGTGCACTGTCTATATTAACTGTTGTGCCATAACCGTTACGGTAACACAACCCCAGAAAATACATAGAAGCAAGAACTCCACCCTTTACTCCCTGTTTAAAAAGCTGCACGGCCTCTTCATAATTCTGTTCGCAACCAAAACCTTTGTACAAGAGATAGCCTTTTCCCTGGGAAGCTTCACTGCTTTTCGCTAGTGAACCTTTGGAAAAAGAAATAAATGCTTTTTCAAAATCCTGGACAGTTCCCTGTCCCCTGCTGTAACACCGGCCAAGATTGACCCATGATCCGGCATAATCGTGGTCTGCTGATTTTTTAAACCATTCAAAGCCAGTCTCTTTGTTCTGCGGGATACCCACTCCCTCAGAATAAAGGACACCAACAGCATTCATAGCTTTTGGATTGCCCTGTAGAGCGGCCTGCAGATAAATTTCAAACCCTTTTACAGGATCGTACCTGAAATGATTGGGATCCAGGCGCATACTTGCCTGATCTATGAGCGAAATTTCTTTCTTTACCTTTTTTTGCTGCGCGTGAACGTTAGCCGCACACAACAGCAGTAATATTGTTAGATATTTTATCATGGAAATATGTTCATATGTTATAATTATTACCTGAATTTCAATTCGATTGAAACATTAAAGCCATTCGCAACCTGCTAAATTATCTCTAAAATTTGCTACATCATTTAACTGAATATTGGGCACAAACCGCTCTATTACCAAGTAAATTTTGTCTTCTCAACTGCTATTTTATCTGGCATGGGATTATTATAAAGACGGGCACGGTGCACTCTTTTCATACCTTCCGGCTGTGGCGTTTCCATTTTTTGTATACTGGCGCTCACCTTTGGGGGTTGGCTACCAAAACGCTCTTTCTTTACCAGTACGGCAACATTATAATTTATACTCGCATTAACGGTCTTTGCACTATCAAGATCTTCATGAAGCCCGCGTTGTTTGAGCTCCTTCCAATCTCCGATCGCCCAATTGAACGCAGTTTTTTTGTTGCCTAAAATCAATAACTGTGTATATTGATCGTCGCTGAGGATACCTGGGAGTATCCTTCTTTCATAGTCCTTCAGCTCTTGAAAACCGTCTTTTTTAAGTTCTTCAAGACGGTTAGCATATACAATCAGTGAATCTGTCTGTGAGGCAGTAAGTTTTAGAACACCCCTGTTCCTTACCGCAGCACCGAATTTGGATTGATCACTTTCATTCAATATTTTGTTATTCACCAAGACGTTATTTTTGGCTGCAACAACATACCTTTCCAAAGTGGAATCTGATGCATTGATGATATTTTTGATCAGCCTAACATTCTCTGAACTGCTGGGACTCATCAATAGGGTTTCAATTGCTACATTACGATCATAGATTGTTTTTTTGAACATCCTGACCATAGAGGCATCCCCTTTGTAACGTTTTCTCTGCAGCTCGGCGGTAATTGTTGCCTGGATATCTGCATTTTTTTTCATCTGTACCAGATATTGTTCCTTAAACTGCAGGGATACCGCGGGGCTCGCACCTGATTCAGTCAGGGCCTTTTCGGTTAAAGTTTGCTCCTTTCGGGCTTTGACAGGATCATTTTTTTGTTCATTCTCTTGTGCATGGAGGCACATTACTGTGCACAGGGTGAACCCTGCCAACAGCGCGTAGCGTTTACTCATAATTTTGTCTTTAAATGGTTATTTTATCAATATTCTTTTGGCGGTGTATCTGAAGCACAACCAAAACTTTTTAAATCCAACCGATCTGTCTCTTCTTAAACAGATCTTTCGGCAATTATCTATGGTCTGACGAAAAGTTTAGAACCATACTCTTGCACCTTCATCATCTATTATAAAAGGTCTTTCCTTCCCTTGACTATATTCCGGAACAAGTAGGAAGAGGGCATTTTTTGGTACAGCCGAAAAAATGAGTTCGGCTGCGCCCTCTTTGGCCTGTTGTCCTTCCAAAAACTTCCAGCCCATTCTCCAGTAATAAAGTTTATATTTTTTATCAGGCTGAAAAATGAGGTATTTATCCTGTTGTTTCAGGGTAATGCTTTGTTTATTGATTGTATCCGCTTGTAAGAGCTGTTGATGTTTGTAACCGAAAGCAGTTGGATTTCCTGCGGGTATTAACTTTCCTTTATCATAAAACATTGGTAAAAACACAGCTCCCCGGCACATTTCTTCAAAGACCGCAGAACCTGATTTCACATTGGCCCACCAGGTAGGCTGCCATTTAAACCCGTTGAATACACATGCATAAACTATTTTTTTTTGTGCAGTGGTCTTAAATAGCGGTAAGTTTAAGTTTCCAGTCTGCCAATATTTGCTGGTAACGTCGATATAATTTACCATTCTTAGAAATCCCACCGGAATCTCGTTTACTGAAACAGAACTGGCCAGGGTTTTTGGCTGTTTTGAATAGGTGACACGGATAACCTTAGAAGGTTCCCTGGAAAAACCATTGATCTTCACTTTTGGTGTAGAGATATCAAAAGGTAATTCTTTTCCATTTTCGTCAAGTGTACTGTTAAAATAATGCCTACCGGTGGTGGTCGCCCAAAAAGGAACGTGCTCCAACCTGCCAGGGTAACCCTGACTGCGAAGAAGATATACTTCCAGGTCACCGATATCATCACAGTTACCTTTTTTTCTGCTGAGCAGCTGAAGCGGACCAAGCCTTGGCAATGGATCACTTCTTTTTTCCAGATCCCATGTATTGATAAACCAGCTTTTGAAATCTATAGCCAGATCATTCAGCAAGGCTTCTGTATTTTTGTTTTTTGCACTATCGGCAAGCCATTCAAATTTTTTCTGATAAACTTCCCGCCATTGTTGTAAGGGCTCAGTACTCACCCGGTAAGGCAGAATATCTTCACAGAACTGCTCAAACGAAATGTTCTTGTAAGGACCTGTTTTCCATTTCCTGAATGCTCCCTCCACATTACCGATCAAAAAACCTGAACTTATCGTTTCAATATCAGTATAGGTGTATGGTACAGGAGTTACTTTACCCACCTTTCCCTTAATTGCTTCAAAAGCATTAAGGGCTGTTTCAAGACTGGGGTAATCAACTTCTCTATAATCAATGCGCTTACCGGTACTGTCTGCCCAGTAATAATCATTAGAATAGTGTATATCCATATTGGATATCAGGAAGTATATTGCCCTAAGTTTCAGCGGATCACCTAACTTCTCAAAATAGTTGATGGCATCTTCCAGACTGGATCTGTTTTTATCTGATTTCTTAAGTACAGAGAGGACATCCACCGGGTATTTATCTTTTAACTGAGCATTCGAAAAGGCTGTGATCGTTAACAGATAAAAAAAAAGGAAAAGTTTTAAATGATATTTTTTACCAAAGAAAAAGGAGAGCAGCATAAAAATTGGTTAGAGAGCGTTATTGATCGTTTATCAATTTTATGGGAAATGCGGTCTCTATCCATCCTGTACTGTCCTGCCTACCCTGCTTTAGAAATGGGCACTTCTAACCTGCGATGTTCCTACAAATGCCTGATAGTAAAATTTAGTCAAGAACAAAAAAAAACACATAAAAACTTAACATACAGATAATTAAATAAATGAATCACAACCAAATACAGAGGATCTGCATTTAAGTCCTGGCTTTTAATTAATGGTCAGATGGAATACCTTTGGCAAACACTGTTGGGACAGAAAAGCCATTTTATGGGACAGAAATATTTTTAAGGATATACTAATTTTTATACTGTGATTATTTTGAGCTTATCCTCGTTAAATTTTGATTGTAATGCGGCCATCAAACTGGCTCTTCTGGAGCAGGATCTATTCTATTATTCCTTATATGTCAAGTATAAAATTACATCCATTTTATTTTTTGTACATTAGTATATCTAATTAATCTCTTAACCAAATGTATATAAGCTGTGTAGCTGTTGACGATGATGTCAATGGACTTGAAATTCTCCGTGATTACATTCCAAATTTCCCGAGACTAAAACTTATCAATCAGTTTTCCTGTTCCAAAAAGGCGCTAGACTTCATTACTGCTTCAAAAAAGATTGACATTCTTTTCCTTGACATTGAAATGCCGGGTATATCGGGATTAGAGCTATTAAAACTGATTAGGCATAAAATCAACAATGTAATATTCACTACCGCCCATCTGAAGTATATTGTAGATTCTTACAAGATGGACGCTGAAGGTTTTTTATTAAAACCATATACGTATACAAAGTTTGAGCGGACGATAAAAAACCTGCCAACAAACCCAGTTCCAGATACCCCAGACCTATTTGAAAAGAGAGATTTTTTCTTTGTTAAGGTTAAAGGCGGAAACAAAAGAATGCTAAAAATCAAGTTCAGGGAGGTCATTGCGATTGAAGGGCTCCGCAATTATATCCTGATCCATACTATTGATCAAACGATTGCCACACACTTGACTATTATAAAAATTAAGGAAGTCCTTGGAGAAACAAAAGCCATCATACAGGTACA from Flavobacterium sp. W4I14 includes these protein-coding regions:
- a CDS encoding two-component system LytT family response regulator (product_source=KO:K02477; cath_funfam=3.40.50.2300; cog=COG3279; ko=KO:K02477; pfam=PF00072,PF04397; smart=SM00850; superfamily=52172), translated to MYISCVAVDDDVNGLEILRDYIPNFPRLKLINQFSCSKKALDFITASKKIDILFLDIEMPGISGLELLKLIRHKINNVIFTTAHLKYIVDSYKMDAEGFLLKPYTYTKFERTIKNLPTNPVPDTPDLFEKRDFFFVKVKGGNKRMLKIKFREVIAIEGLRNYILIHTIDQTIATHLTIIKIKEVLGETKAIIQVHRSFLISLDHITEVRSNIITMQRNIKITYGEKYKNQLLAYCKDKSN
- a CDS encoding O-antigen polymerase (product_source=KO:K13009; cath_funfam=1.25.40.10; cog=COG3307; ko=KO:K13009; pfam=PF04932; smart=SM00028; superfamily=48452; transmembrane_helix_parts=Inside_1_12,TMhelix_13_30,Outside_31_39,TMhelix_40_62,Inside_63_68,TMhelix_69_91,Outside_92_100,TMhelix_101_120,Inside_121_126,TMhelix_127_149,Outside_150_161,TMhelix_162_184,Inside_185_188,TMhelix_189_208,Outside_209_212,TMhelix_213_230,Inside_231_242,TMhelix_243_261,Outside_262_275,TMhelix_276_298,Inside_299_336,TMhelix_337_359,Outside_360_402,TMhelix_403_425,Inside_426_437,TMhelix_438_460,Outside_461_624), which produces MIKKNTSDKTTGNSTVFLSLLFSLITVTLINSKSFIYPSMFSLYGFIILGSLFGMLVVGMLLLRKNRVLLPILPVVWCFAGYMFYLCIHAMLFSGINQKHLYLIFSSCLFFLLFIFFYVYDLKLMHLFSCIILLAALESLVCIAQFYGLLKVENIYFVVTGTWANPNVIAMFLAMAFPAAAVLIWQNKILSKMLGITVIVMMIIALAMLKCRTAIISATVSTAVLINYRYKVMFWIRQKQNRFKGAVLLLCCLVIGAFSASQLYKSKQSSADGRKFIWKVSTAMLADKAIMGYGYGTFEKYYNLKQADYFKSGSGSEMERTNAGYVKTAYNEFLEHALQGGLLGSLFFFSLFVSLIAMYPNRNIPESEGNFRDRSRPARTDLDHTMAAYSAIAGFLVMSILNFTLQAVPVFCLFIIYAAIVSAAYARRQLKKEKGADITLYLPISVTGGFLFLIFSYFIVSYSIKANADLQNRFARDLAKIGDRSKALQILRGLEVHLSEYDGYWMNYGNVLYADKKYDMALQKYNIAKKISSNPEIYMQTGRCYKKLLNPEQAIVDFGIVSDMVPNRFAPQFQLMVLYHQKKDLLKAVFMAKSILSLQPKIESSETDRYKSQANNFLKKYDLQ
- a CDS encoding hypothetical protein (product_source=Hypo-rule applied; superfamily=54001), with amino-acid sequence MLLSFFFGKKYHLKLFLFFYLLTITAFSNAQLKDKYPVDVLSVLKKSDKNRSSLEDAINYFEKLGDPLKLRAIYFLISNMDIHYSNDYYWADSTGKRIDYREVDYPSLETALNAFEAIKGKVGKVTPVPYTYTDIETISSGFLIGNVEGAFRKWKTGPYKNISFEQFCEDILPYRVSTEPLQQWREVYQKKFEWLADSAKNKNTEALLNDLAIDFKSWFINTWDLEKRSDPLPRLGPLQLLSRKKGNCDDIGDLEVYLLRSQGYPGRLEHVPFWATTTGRHYFNSTLDENGKELPFDISTPKVKINGFSREPSKVIRVTYSKQPKTLASSVSVNEIPVGFLRMVNYIDVTSKYWQTGNLNLPLFKTTAQKKIVYACVFNGFKWQPTWWANVKSGSAVFEEMCRGAVFLPMFYDKGKLIPAGNPTAFGYKHQQLLQADTINKQSITLKQQDKYLIFQPDKKYKLYYWRMGWKFLEGQQAKEGAAELIFSAVPKNALFLLVPEYSQGKERPFIIDDEGARVWF
- a CDS encoding hypothetical protein (product_source=Hypo-rule applied; cath_funfam=2.60.40.10; cleavage_site_network=SignalP-noTM), coding for MKVIIIAVIVSITTIQAMAQPQKDNPKLRQKAMIDSLSVHSATSGKINSKYKHDMKFFNFKSDRQTQLFRLSNGDTVRFMTNDDAKVRKLLSEFQSISAVDFLLKLKNIEGNISFPDHFSTWVKREDIPDLLKLAVIDVPTPSIKQYVAFNYKVSPDRDRSFLKTPMAVNALNLIYSHICQRFPTAGSLTPTYESVKDWYQSGKSREEYKLVLFSPRLKETLPTIVIKDKH
- a CDS encoding hypothetical protein (product_source=Hypo-rule applied; cath_funfam=2.60.40.10); amino-acid sequence: MKRIILIILFLCGLYPSVRQGRVVLMPIQQAFAQSNLDGVEICSTTTEDITIVVNGDEVTETTTTCYVGTDCETGEEIGDRHDCKDVEVVTGPCSIYGPDATMEDCGCVGPGTGVADCGPDDCNGEAGGSAYDSDCGCIGGSTGINECLEELPETVPDCFGTPNGTARRDACGECVGGETGKTATKWYQDADGDGWGGTTSKTCYSPGSGWVNKGGDKNDGCYNVSNDPDQCTVCDPTYSLYDPVACDCPCLKKALEAMGGLMRNYNGDIIKEIGTGTGYGPYPEGAPLMNITIRQDFIYTPDGHRYPVETVLSATDINTGLPLSSQAIENLGYNCLGYALADGEYIVDSNNTNFVNSLLGVTDIATAIGNSTFQSNFANIQSGQILLVLNGSSTGYVHAAVYDANGYYFTKNGMGTGNEGTEHMTLAQIQAIYSGVYMFTNAPGKISLTSNIGSNTDGKSTYNAILNALNNCDCNP
- a CDS encoding hypothetical protein (product_source=Hypo-rule applied; cath_funfam=1.25.40.10; cleavage_site_network=SignalP-noTM; ko=KO:K07126; pfam=PF08238,PF18962; smart=SM00671; superfamily=81901; tigrfam=TIGR04183) is translated as MIKYLTILLLLCAANVHAQQKKVKKEISLIDQASMRLDPNHFRYDPVKGFEIYLQAALQGNPKAMNAVGVLYSEGVGIPQNKETGFEWFKKSADHDYAGSWVNLGRCYSRGQGTVQDFEKAFISFSKGSLAKSSEASQGKGYLLYKGFGCEQNYEEAVQLFKQGVKGGVLASMYFLGLCYRNGYGTTVNIDSARYWLAKADRLGYPVAKDELANPRAEYVPTEASKRSAVSMVSFVKQNRSDKEFIPVEQPEASMIAGKYKGYAIRYDWSGQYVISKTPLNLILRRNGNLFNGSWKEGDNTSAEVQAALNGQGMLFHSTVYKRENQYSQKRAISYEFKNADLKVLKQGDSVYLAGNIKLWDLENNEPERPLYISLSRSQEEVSELAPSKGLQAYPNPFNHTLQVTFTLEKASLVKILLADMSGQVVYNGSAHLDAGRQEQSIKPDVPPGAYILKVTYEDKVKTVVVIKY
- a CDS encoding cell pole-organizing protein PopZ (product_source=COG3827; cath_funfam=2.40.50.140; cleavage_site_network=SignalP-noTM; cog=COG3827), whose protein sequence is MSKRYALLAGFTLCTVMCLHAQENEQKNDPVKARKEQTLTEKALTESGASPAVSLQFKEQYLVQMKKNADIQATITAELQRKRYKGDASMVRMFKKTIYDRNVAIETLLMSPSSSENVRLIKNIINASDSTLERYVVAAKNNVLVNNKILNESDQSKFGAAVRNRGVLKLTASQTDSLIVYANRLEELKKDGFQELKDYERRILPGILSDDQYTQLLILGNKKTAFNWAIGDWKELKQRGLHEDLDSAKTVNASINYNVAVLVKKERFGSQPPKVSASIQKMETPQPEGMKRVHRARLYNNPMPDKIAVEKTKFTW
- a CDS encoding hypothetical protein (product_source=Hypo-rule applied; cleavage_site_network=SignalP-TM; pfam=PF19572; superfamily=56935; transmembrane_helix_parts=Inside_1_6,TMhelix_7_29,Outside_30_393), whose translation is MGSKIKIGIFFFLYLLFANTLYAQNVGGVQSDGSKLNNIVTAVPFLLIVPQARTGAMGNAGVAILSADANAPSLNTAALAYLPKGSSGISISYSPWLKNLSADINLSYLSGYYRLDERNTLAASLRYFSLGNVAFLDNSMQDLGVFTPNEMAFDIDYARSFGPSFALGGSLRYIYSNLYNGQFTSGVQARAGKAVAVDISGIYKKDVILLGTDAVWSTGLSLSNIGTKMNYSMGGQPYYLPANLKIGTAATLLPGQNSHFIIALDLNKLMVPTQPVYDNDGKIVEGKDPNRSVPSGTFGSFSDAPGGLAEELKETSLSIGLEYSYQQKFALRMGYNYQHPEKGNSSYFTLGAGFAYSKLILDLSYLAGNARQSPLANTLRFGLQLRFGDPSQN